Proteins from a genomic interval of Stenotrophomonas sp. 24(2023):
- a CDS encoding TetR/AcrR family transcriptional regulator, translated as MPAAPARRRMPRPQRTRQLLDVAWALVGAEGTDQLSLGRLAEAAGVTKPVAYDHFATREGLLAALYDDYDRRQTALFDERIAAAGATLQERAGAIASGYIDCVLTQGRDVQDILAALSGSPEMLAVKRRYQQDFIGKCADWLAPFAPGARVPRAALWTVLGAAEALSDAVAAGALAQPQAQAELQQLIQSVAIRGD; from the coding sequence ATGCCTGCTGCCCCTGCCCGCCGCCGGATGCCCCGCCCGCAACGCACGCGCCAGCTGCTTGACGTGGCCTGGGCCCTGGTCGGTGCGGAAGGCACCGACCAGCTCTCGCTGGGGCGGTTGGCGGAGGCGGCCGGCGTGACCAAGCCGGTGGCCTACGATCACTTCGCCACCCGCGAAGGCCTGCTGGCCGCGCTGTATGACGACTACGACCGGCGGCAGACGGCCCTGTTCGACGAGCGCATCGCCGCCGCCGGTGCGACCCTGCAGGAACGGGCCGGGGCCATCGCCTCCGGCTACATCGACTGCGTGCTCACCCAGGGCCGCGATGTGCAGGACATCCTGGCGGCATTGAGCGGCTCGCCGGAGATGCTGGCGGTCAAGCGCCGCTACCAGCAGGACTTCATCGGCAAGTGCGCGGACTGGCTGGCGCCGTTCGCGCCCGGTGCGCGCGTGCCGCGTGCTGCGCTGTGGACGGTGCTGGGGGCCGCCGAGGCGCTGTCCGATGCCGTAGCCGCCGGTGCATTGGCCCAGCCCCAGGCGCAGGCCGAACTGCAGCAGCTGATCCAGTCCGTCGCCATCCGCGGCGACTGA
- a CDS encoding VOC family protein — MMNPVLHVEIPATDLQRACRFYAQWLQCEVQAPVDLHGCRMAYLPFDDDGAGASVALVSGEGYLPAARGARLYFGVDALQASLARALQAGAVLRFGPAQAGDWHVAEILDSEGNLIALQAEQA; from the coding sequence ATGATGAACCCGGTCCTGCACGTTGAAATACCGGCCACCGACCTGCAGCGCGCCTGCCGCTTCTATGCGCAGTGGCTGCAATGCGAAGTCCAGGCGCCGGTTGATCTGCACGGGTGCCGGATGGCCTACCTGCCGTTCGATGATGACGGTGCGGGTGCCAGCGTGGCGCTGGTGAGCGGCGAGGGCTATCTCCCCGCCGCACGCGGCGCGCGCCTCTACTTCGGTGTCGATGCGCTGCAGGCCAGCCTGGCGCGGGCGCTGCAGGCCGGTGCCGTACTGCGTTTCGGTCCGGCGCAGGCCGGTGACTGGCATGTGGCGGAGATCCTGGACAGCGAAGGCAATCTCATCGCGCTGCAGGCGGAGCAGGCCTGA
- the accC gene encoding acetyl-CoA carboxylase biotin carboxylase subunit has product MLDKVVIANRGEIALRILRACHTLGIRTVAVHSTVDRNLKHVAMADESVCIGPAPSPESYLNVPALIAAAEVTDAQAIHPGYGFLSENADFAERVEQSGFIFIGPKADTIRMMGDKVEAIRAMKAAGVPCVPGSGGPLGEDIVANTKIAREIGYPVIIKAAGGGGGRGMRVVHAEAALKTSIETTKSEAKAAFGNGEVYMEKFLENPRHVEIQVLADGQGNAIHLGERDCSMQRRHQKVVEEAPAPGISAEQREQIGKVCTEACVRIGYRGAGTFEFLYEDGRFYFIEMNTRIQVEHPVTEMVTGIDLVAEQLKIAAGQKLSIKQSDVVLTGHAIECRINAEDAETFVPSPGTITGFHPPGGPGVRVDTHIYSGYRVPSNYDSMIGKLIVHGPDRETAIARMRVALSEMVVDGIKTNIALQQRIMRDKGFQGGGQNIHYLEKRLAERKNQSIALT; this is encoded by the coding sequence ATGCTCGACAAAGTCGTCATCGCCAACCGAGGGGAGATCGCGCTGCGCATCCTGCGCGCGTGCCACACCCTGGGCATCCGCACGGTCGCCGTGCATTCCACGGTCGACCGCAACCTCAAGCACGTGGCCATGGCCGATGAATCGGTCTGCATCGGCCCGGCGCCGTCGCCGGAAAGCTACCTCAACGTGCCGGCACTGATCGCCGCCGCCGAGGTCACCGACGCACAGGCCATCCACCCCGGCTACGGCTTCCTGTCCGAGAACGCCGACTTCGCCGAACGCGTGGAGCAGTCTGGCTTCATCTTCATCGGCCCCAAGGCCGACACCATCCGCATGATGGGTGACAAGGTCGAAGCCATCCGCGCGATGAAGGCCGCCGGCGTGCCGTGCGTGCCCGGCTCGGGCGGCCCGCTCGGCGAGGACATCGTCGCCAACACCAAGATCGCCCGTGAGATCGGCTACCCGGTCATCATCAAGGCGGCCGGTGGTGGTGGTGGCCGTGGCATGCGCGTGGTGCACGCCGAAGCCGCGCTGAAGACCTCCATCGAAACCACCAAGAGCGAAGCCAAGGCCGCGTTCGGCAATGGCGAGGTCTACATGGAGAAGTTCCTGGAGAACCCGCGCCACGTGGAAATCCAGGTGCTGGCCGACGGCCAGGGCAACGCCATCCACCTGGGCGAGCGCGACTGCTCGATGCAGCGCCGCCACCAGAAGGTGGTGGAAGAAGCACCGGCCCCGGGCATCAGCGCCGAACAGCGCGAGCAGATCGGCAAGGTCTGCACCGAAGCCTGCGTGCGCATCGGCTACCGTGGCGCCGGCACCTTCGAGTTCCTGTACGAAGACGGTCGCTTCTACTTCATCGAAATGAACACCCGCATCCAGGTGGAGCATCCGGTCACCGAAATGGTCACCGGCATCGACCTGGTGGCCGAGCAGCTGAAGATCGCCGCCGGCCAGAAGCTGTCGATCAAGCAGAGCGACGTGGTGCTGACCGGCCATGCCATCGAATGCCGCATCAACGCCGAAGATGCTGAAACCTTCGTGCCGAGCCCGGGCACCATCACCGGCTTCCATCCGCCGGGCGGCCCCGGCGTGCGCGTGGACACCCACATCTACAGTGGCTACCGCGTGCCGTCGAACTACGATTCGATGATCGGCAAGCTGATCGTGCATGGCCCGGACCGCGAAACCGCCATCGCCCGCATGCGCGTGGCGCTGAGCGAGATGGTGGTCGATGGCATCAAGACCAACATCGCGCTGCAGCAGCGGATCATGCGCGACAAGGGCTTCCAGGGCGGTGGGCAGAACATCCACTACCTGGAAAAGCGCCTGGCCGAGCGCAAGAACCAGTCGATCGCGCTGACCTGA
- the aroQ gene encoding type II 3-dehydroquinate dehydratase, producing the protein MAQLLVLHGPNLNLLGTREPGVYGHTTLAQIDQALQAQAAAAGHTLESLQSNAEHVLVDRVQAAQNDGTAFILINPAAFTHTSVALRDALAAVAVPFIEIHLSNPHAREPFRQHSYFSDKAVGVICGFGADSYRYAMDAALLRVAPR; encoded by the coding sequence ATGGCACAGCTGCTGGTCCTGCATGGCCCCAATCTGAATCTGCTCGGCACCCGCGAGCCGGGGGTCTATGGGCACACCACGCTGGCGCAGATCGACCAGGCGCTGCAGGCACAGGCCGCCGCCGCCGGGCACACCCTGGAAAGCCTGCAGTCCAATGCCGAACACGTGCTGGTGGACCGGGTGCAGGCCGCGCAGAACGACGGCACCGCGTTCATCCTGATCAACCCCGCCGCGTTCACCCACACCTCGGTCGCCCTGCGCGACGCGCTGGCCGCGGTGGCCGTGCCGTTCATCGAGATCCACCTGTCCAACCCGCATGCCCGCGAACCGTTCCGCCAGCACAGCTATTTCAGCGACAAGGCGGTGGGCGTGATCTGCGGCTTCGGCGCGGACAGCTACCGCTATGCCATGGACGCTGCGCTGCTGCGCGTGGCGCCCCGTTGA
- a CDS encoding serine hydrolase domain-containing protein: MHRARRFLLSMLLCWPMLALARDPLPDLVAQRAQALDFNGTVLVQQAGQPLLLRSFGLADRRFGVPDTNQTVYRIASITKLFTAVLVLQLHEQGRLDLQQTVAHYLPALAHDAVGQVTLHQLLNHTSGLANIDAIPNIEDRRAWIAAALDDARTQQRLPLYQTPYTPEELMQRFCRGPRVAPPGTRFDYNNADYIVLGRIIEALHGTSYTQVLTEQLLAPLGMTHTGMARQAVPVPGLASTYSLAADGTTLENDPPVYTENWDAAGGLYSTAEDLLRFSDALFSGRLLAPDAQRRMTTPGLDDHGYGVWIRSQRIAGTPHRFLSRPGRIMGARSKLYHDLDGGLTVILLSNAGTTDLDAFAAWIAAHAHARDDPSQALRRTTH, encoded by the coding sequence ATGCACCGCGCACGCCGGTTCCTGCTGTCCATGCTGCTGTGCTGGCCGATGCTGGCGCTGGCACGGGACCCGTTGCCGGACCTCGTCGCACAACGCGCCCAGGCGCTGGATTTCAACGGCACCGTGCTGGTGCAGCAGGCCGGACAACCGTTGCTGCTGCGCAGCTTCGGGCTTGCCGACCGCCGCTTCGGCGTGCCCGACACCAACCAGACGGTCTACCGCATCGCGTCGATCACCAAGCTGTTCACCGCGGTGCTGGTACTGCAGCTGCACGAACAGGGGCGCCTGGACCTGCAGCAGACGGTGGCCCACTACCTGCCGGCCCTGGCGCACGATGCTGTCGGGCAGGTCACGCTGCACCAGCTGCTGAACCACACCTCCGGGCTGGCCAACATCGATGCCATTCCCAACATCGAGGACCGCCGCGCCTGGATCGCCGCCGCGCTGGATGATGCCCGCACGCAGCAGCGCCTGCCGCTCTACCAGACACCTTACACGCCGGAAGAACTGATGCAGCGGTTCTGCCGCGGCCCCCGGGTGGCGCCACCGGGAACACGCTTTGATTACAACAATGCCGATTACATCGTGCTCGGCCGCATCATCGAGGCGCTGCACGGCACGTCCTACACGCAGGTGCTCACCGAACAGCTACTGGCCCCGCTGGGCATGACGCACACCGGCATGGCCCGGCAGGCGGTGCCTGTTCCCGGCCTGGCCAGCACCTATTCACTGGCCGCCGACGGCACGACGCTGGAAAACGATCCACCGGTGTACACCGAGAACTGGGATGCGGCCGGTGGCCTGTACTCCACGGCCGAAGACCTGCTGCGCTTCAGCGATGCGCTGTTCAGTGGCCGGTTGCTGGCACCCGATGCCCAGCGCCGTATGACCACCCCGGGCCTGGATGACCATGGCTATGGGGTGTGGATCCGATCGCAGCGCATTGCCGGCACCCCGCACCGCTTCCTGTCGCGGCCCGGGCGGATCATGGGGGCACGCAGCAAGCTGTACCACGATCTGGATGGCGGGCTGACCGTCATCCTGCTTTCCAATGCCGGAACCACCGACCTGGATGCGTTCGCGGCCTGGATCGCTGCACACGCCCATGCCCGGGACGATCCGTCACAGGCGCTCAGGCGAACAACGCATTGA
- the map gene encoding type I methionyl aminopeptidase, with translation MVKQPAELALMAQSGALLAQVFHALDQLPLEGRSTMAINDFVERMIVDDLQARPASKGQYDFPYVLNASIDDVVCHGMPSHQDVLRSGQIVNLDITLEKNGYIADSSTTYLVGEVDYAARRLVRTAYQAMWKGIAAVRPGARLGDIGHAIARHAREHGYSVVKEYCGHGIGREMHEEPQILHYGHAGTGLVLEEGMVFTIEPMLNQGKAAIRHSPDAWPVHTRDGRLSAQFEHTVAVTRTGVQVLTLRPGETPLCVLG, from the coding sequence ATGGTCAAGCAGCCGGCCGAACTGGCATTGATGGCGCAGTCCGGCGCGTTGCTGGCGCAGGTGTTCCATGCGCTGGACCAGCTGCCGCTGGAAGGGCGCAGCACGATGGCGATCAATGATTTCGTCGAACGCATGATCGTCGATGACCTGCAGGCGCGGCCGGCCAGCAAGGGCCAGTACGATTTCCCGTATGTGCTCAACGCCTCCATCGACGATGTGGTCTGCCATGGCATGCCATCCCACCAGGACGTGCTGCGCAGCGGCCAGATCGTCAACCTGGACATCACCCTGGAGAAGAACGGGTATATCGCCGATTCCAGCACCACCTATCTGGTCGGCGAGGTGGACTACGCAGCGCGGCGGCTGGTACGCACGGCCTACCAGGCGATGTGGAAGGGGATTGCCGCGGTCCGTCCCGGCGCGCGGCTGGGCGATATCGGCCATGCCATCGCCCGTCATGCACGCGAACACGGCTACAGCGTGGTCAAGGAATACTGTGGCCACGGCATCGGCCGGGAGATGCATGAGGAGCCGCAGATCCTGCATTACGGGCATGCCGGCACCGGCCTGGTGCTGGAAGAAGGCATGGTGTTCACCATTGAACCCATGCTCAACCAGGGCAAGGCGGCGATCCGCCATTCACCCGATGCCTGGCCGGTGCACACGCGCGATGGCCGGTTGTCGGCGCAGTTCGAGCACACCGTGGCGGTGACCCGCACCGGCGTGCAGGTGCTGACCCTGCGCCCGGGTGAAACCCCACTGTGCGTGCTGGGCTGA
- a CDS encoding aldehyde reductase, giving the protein MNASISPQTVLVTGGTGFIAQHCILSLLAAGYRVRTTVRSLSREEEVRRQLLAGGTDAGDRLSFVVADLTDDAGWAEAAAGCTFALHCASATPTGEQRSEQDWIAPAIDGTLRVLRAARDAGLTRVVLTSAFGAICAGHSELDRPFNETDWSDLTAEDVWLYQKSKTLSEQAAWAFIRTEGNGLQLSAVNPTGVLGPVLGADYSHSIRLIKDLLEGQPGVPRINCGFVDVRDVADLHLRAMTHPAANGERFLAISGDSLWIIDVARVLRERLGEAAGAVTSTELPDEVVRQAAVGSPALRGALPLLGRNMNATSEKAIRLLGWQPRPREEAIVATAESLLRLGLIARHAAA; this is encoded by the coding sequence ATGAACGCTTCGATTTCCCCGCAGACTGTGCTGGTGACTGGTGGCACCGGCTTCATCGCCCAGCACTGCATCCTGTCCCTGCTGGCCGCCGGGTACCGCGTGCGCACCACCGTGCGTTCGCTCAGCCGCGAAGAAGAGGTCCGCCGCCAGCTGCTGGCCGGTGGCACCGACGCCGGTGACCGCCTGTCCTTCGTGGTGGCCGACCTGACCGACGATGCGGGCTGGGCCGAGGCCGCCGCTGGCTGTACCTTCGCCCTGCACTGCGCCTCGGCCACGCCGACCGGCGAGCAGCGCAGCGAGCAGGACTGGATCGCCCCGGCCATCGACGGCACGCTGCGCGTGCTGCGCGCCGCCCGCGATGCCGGGCTCACCCGCGTGGTGCTCACCTCGGCCTTCGGTGCCATCTGCGCCGGGCACTCGGAACTGGATCGCCCGTTCAATGAAACCGACTGGAGCGATCTGACCGCCGAGGATGTGTGGCTGTACCAGAAGTCCAAGACGCTGTCCGAACAGGCGGCCTGGGCGTTCATCCGTACCGAAGGCAACGGCCTGCAGCTGTCGGCGGTCAATCCGACCGGCGTGCTCGGCCCGGTGCTGGGGGCGGACTACTCGCACTCCATCCGCCTGATCAAGGACCTGCTGGAAGGGCAGCCGGGCGTGCCCCGGATCAACTGCGGCTTTGTCGACGTGCGCGATGTCGCCGATCTGCACCTGCGGGCGATGACCCACCCGGCCGCCAACGGCGAGCGCTTCCTTGCCATCTCCGGCGACAGCCTGTGGATCATCGACGTCGCCCGCGTGCTGCGTGAGCGGCTGGGCGAGGCGGCCGGCGCGGTGACCTCGACCGAGCTGCCGGACGAGGTGGTGCGCCAGGCAGCGGTCGGCAGCCCTGCGCTGCGCGGGGCGCTGCCGTTGCTGGGCCGGAACATGAACGCCACCAGCGAAAAGGCCATCCGCCTGCTGGGCTGGCAGCCGCGCCCGCGCGAGGAGGCCATCGTGGCCACCGCTGAAAGCCTGCTGCGGTTGGGGCTTATCGCCCGGCACGCCGCCGCCTGA
- a CDS encoding ParD-like family protein, with protein MGIVNIDDELHDQLRRACTVSHRSINAQANFWIKVGMLCEMHPELSFQDIVARELRAAGVQPQPMAPGRA; from the coding sequence ATGGGCATCGTCAACATCGACGACGAACTGCACGACCAGCTGCGCCGTGCCTGCACCGTCAGCCACCGCTCGATCAATGCGCAGGCCAACTTCTGGATCAAGGTCGGCATGCTGTGCGAGATGCACCCGGAACTGAGTTTCCAGGACATCGTCGCCCGTGAACTGCGGGCGGCCGGCGTGCAGCCACAACCGATGGCGCCGGGGCGGGCATGA
- the accB gene encoding acetyl-CoA carboxylase biotin carboxyl carrier protein produces the protein MDLRKIKKLIDLLEESNLAEIEIKEGEESVRLSRAPVAGYAAPVAAPVYAAPAAPAPQAMPMQSPTEASTGGTAKPGPALPEGHVLRSPMVGTFYASAAPDKPAFVTVGQQVKAGETLAIIEAMKMFNPIEADASGTIVAILGENGQPVEFDQPLFVIG, from the coding sequence ATGGATCTGCGCAAAATCAAGAAGCTGATCGACCTGCTGGAAGAGTCGAACCTGGCCGAGATCGAAATCAAGGAAGGCGAAGAGTCCGTGCGCCTGTCGCGTGCCCCGGTCGCGGGTTATGCCGCCCCGGTCGCTGCCCCGGTGTATGCCGCCCCGGCCGCGCCGGCGCCGCAGGCGATGCCGATGCAGTCGCCGACCGAAGCCTCCACCGGCGGCACCGCCAAGCCGGGCCCGGCGCTGCCGGAAGGCCACGTGCTGCGCTCGCCGATGGTCGGCACCTTCTATGCCTCGGCCGCCCCGGACAAGCCGGCCTTCGTCACCGTCGGGCAGCAGGTCAAGGCCGGTGAAACCCTGGCCATCATCGAAGCGATGAAGATGTTCAACCCGATCGAAGCCGATGCGTCGGGCACGATCGTCGCCATCCTCGGCGAAAACGGCCAGCCGGTGGAGTTCGACCAGCCGCTGTTCGTGATCGGCTAA
- a CDS encoding isocitrate lyase/phosphoenolpyruvate mutase family protein gives MHPAPTDLAARRAAFRALHAQGCFVLPNPWDVGSARYLARQGFAALATTSAGCAWSEGRPDGAVSLQATLEHLRLMVAATPLPVNADFGDGFGATPDAVGQAVAAAIDTGVAALSIEDASGDAQAPVRPLDDALARLRAARVAIDRSGADVLLVARAENFFVGVPDLDDTLRRLRAFAAAGADVLYAPGIQTREQIVAVVDAVAPKPVNLLVGGPVPFTLPDLAALGVRRISLGGALARAAWGGLMQAVEPICGQGRFDGLQGAASGAALNALFA, from the coding sequence ATGCATCCTGCCCCGACCGATCTGGCCGCGCGCCGCGCCGCCTTCCGCGCGCTGCATGCGCAGGGCTGCTTCGTGCTGCCCAATCCGTGGGACGTGGGCAGCGCCCGCTACCTCGCCCGGCAGGGCTTCGCGGCGCTGGCCACCACCAGTGCCGGTTGTGCCTGGAGCGAAGGCCGCCCTGACGGCGCAGTGTCCCTGCAGGCCACGCTGGAGCACCTGCGGCTGATGGTGGCTGCCACGCCGTTGCCGGTGAATGCCGATTTCGGTGATGGCTTCGGTGCCACGCCCGATGCGGTCGGCCAGGCGGTGGCAGCGGCCATCGATACCGGTGTTGCCGCACTGTCGATCGAAGATGCCAGTGGCGATGCGCAGGCGCCGGTACGCCCGCTGGACGATGCGCTGGCGCGCCTGCGCGCCGCGCGCGTGGCGATCGACCGCAGCGGTGCCGATGTCCTGCTGGTGGCCCGTGCGGAAAACTTCTTCGTCGGCGTGCCCGACCTGGACGACACGCTGCGGCGCCTGCGCGCGTTCGCTGCTGCCGGTGCCGATGTGCTCTATGCGCCGGGCATCCAGACCCGCGAGCAGATCGTGGCCGTGGTGGATGCCGTGGCCCCCAAGCCGGTGAACCTGCTGGTGGGCGGCCCGGTGCCGTTCACCCTGCCGGACCTGGCTGCGCTGGGCGTGCGCCGGATCAGCCTGGGTGGCGCGCTGGCGCGTGCCGCGTGGGGTGGGTTGATGCAGGCGGTTGAACCGATATGCGGCCAGGGCCGCTTTGACGGATTGCAGGGCGCAGCGTCCGGTGCAGCGCTCAATGCGTTGTTCGCCTGA
- a CDS encoding NAD(P)H-dependent oxidoreductase, whose product MHSLIVLAHPDPASLTHAVAHRIGQAILAAGDDNTVAFADLAAEGFDPRFTGADNALFRQTGPVPADVAAEHARLAAADTLVLVYPLYWWSFPALLKGWIDRVFTQGWAYADGPDGKVEKKLQHLQVHLVGLGGAGQDMIERRGYGAAMKTQIDKGIFDYCGARVLSSTLLLDSDTGGAQAHLQAATAIGTKMAAPTP is encoded by the coding sequence ATGCACAGCCTGATCGTTCTTGCCCATCCCGACCCCGCCTCGCTGACCCATGCCGTCGCCCACCGCATCGGGCAGGCCATCCTGGCGGCCGGCGATGACAATACCGTCGCGTTCGCCGATCTTGCCGCCGAAGGCTTCGACCCGCGTTTCACCGGGGCGGACAACGCGCTGTTCCGCCAGACCGGGCCGGTACCGGCCGATGTGGCTGCCGAACACGCCCGGCTGGCGGCGGCCGATACCCTGGTGCTGGTCTACCCGCTGTACTGGTGGTCGTTCCCGGCGCTGCTCAAGGGCTGGATCGACCGGGTGTTCACCCAGGGCTGGGCCTATGCCGACGGGCCCGACGGCAAGGTCGAGAAGAAGCTGCAGCACCTGCAGGTGCACCTGGTCGGCCTGGGTGGGGCAGGGCAGGACATGATCGAACGCCGCGGCTATGGCGCGGCGATGAAGACGCAGATCGACAAGGGCATCTTCGATTACTGCGGCGCGCGCGTGCTGTCCTCCACGCTGCTGCTGGACAGCGACACCGGCGGCGCGCAGGCGCATCTGCAGGCAGCCACGGCGATCGGCACTAAGATGGCGGCACCCACGCCGTGA
- a CDS encoding transporter substrate-binding domain-containing protein, producing the protein MPLVDHRATLAPHGVLRVAINLGNPVLAQGTPEAPRGPSVELAHELARRLQAPVHFTCHPAAADVVAAAGTDDWDLAFLAVDPARAERIAFSAPYAEIEGTYLVRDDSPARSVADLDHPGARIAVGRGAAYDLFLARALQHAVIERAATSAAAITLFQQQRLEAAAGVRQPLQAWAQAHPGHRVLPDRFTVIAQAVAVPVARDAAARHALFADVELLTAGPFLRDAFARAGQAVTLRGGPGARP; encoded by the coding sequence ATGCCGCTTGTCGATCATCGCGCCACACTGGCACCGCACGGCGTACTGCGGGTGGCGATCAATCTTGGCAACCCGGTGCTGGCCCAGGGCACGCCCGAAGCACCGCGCGGGCCTTCGGTGGAGCTGGCCCATGAACTGGCCCGGCGGCTCCAGGCACCGGTGCACTTCACCTGCCATCCGGCGGCCGCCGACGTGGTCGCGGCCGCCGGCACCGACGACTGGGATCTTGCCTTCCTGGCGGTGGACCCGGCCCGTGCCGAGCGCATCGCGTTCAGTGCGCCGTATGCGGAAATCGAAGGGACCTACCTGGTGCGCGATGACAGTCCCGCCCGGTCGGTAGCCGACCTGGACCATCCCGGCGCGCGCATCGCCGTCGGGCGTGGTGCGGCCTACGACCTGTTCCTTGCGCGTGCGCTGCAGCATGCCGTCATTGAACGTGCCGCCACCTCCGCCGCTGCGATCACCCTGTTCCAGCAGCAACGGCTGGAGGCTGCGGCAGGCGTGCGCCAACCGCTGCAGGCCTGGGCGCAGGCCCATCCGGGCCATCGCGTGCTGCCTGACCGTTTCACCGTGATCGCGCAGGCCGTGGCCGTGCCGGTGGCGCGCGATGCGGCTGCACGCCACGCCCTGTTCGCCGACGTGGAACTGCTCACGGCCGGTCCGTTCCTGCGCGATGCCTTCGCACGCGCGGGACAGGCCGTGACCCTGCGGGGCGGGCCCGGTGCGCGCCCATAA